One part of the Candidatus Cloacimonas sp. genome encodes these proteins:
- the dtd gene encoding D-aminoacyl-tRNA deacylase, translated as MRITLQRVSKAICRVDNEIVGKIENGLLIFVGFAASDTFEILHYAVRKCLELRIFNDENGKMNNSVKDIQGSVLVISQFTLYANCKRGRRPDFTQSAPPEKAKELYEEFLQLLKKEKITVQTGIFAANMQIELVNEGPVTINLEL; from the coding sequence ATGCGTATTACCCTGCAAAGAGTTAGCAAAGCAATTTGCCGTGTAGATAATGAAATTGTCGGCAAAATAGAGAACGGTCTTTTAATTTTTGTCGGCTTTGCTGCTTCCGATACCTTTGAAATTTTGCATTATGCAGTGCGGAAATGTTTGGAACTGCGTATTTTTAATGATGAAAACGGTAAAATGAATAACAGCGTTAAAGATATTCAGGGCTCGGTTTTGGTTATTTCTCAATTTACCCTCTATGCCAATTGTAAAAGGGGACGCAGACCTGATTTTACCCAATCTGCCCCTCCGGAGAAAGCAAAAGAGCTCTATGAGGAATTCCTTCAATTGCTGAAAAAGGAAAAGATAACTGTCCAAACAGGTATCTTTGCTGCCAATATGCAAATA
- the rodA gene encoding rod shape-determining protein RodA — protein MFINRKKFDFVLFALFLLLIIVGCIVIFSASTTVIGKQIHLQNSWWKQILFAFLALGVIALLLRLPMPVFDLLVVPLYILNILALSLVFFTPAVNGAHRWFPLGGINYQPSESAKLLTILMVARIISKENLNEYRQILYGFLLTLLPVLLIMLEPDFGTTLVFWAALIAMLIAAEVPLFYILLCISPIVSIISSVWFPAIPIWILILVILLLKAHLSWVAITVSGIINVFIALITPVFWMGLKDYQQNRILTFMDPTRDPLGAGYQIIQAKIAIGSGSVFGKGWLKGTQKNMNFLPEHRTDFIFSVLGEEFGFVGCMFLLLLFIAFFLRLIHNIGELKVRERKVATAGILAYLMFQTFINIGMNIGLVPATGIPLPFISYGGSNLLINSIAVGVVLKYLNERGFIK, from the coding sequence ATGTTCATTAACCGGAAGAAGTTTGATTTTGTGCTCTTTGCCCTTTTTCTGCTACTGATTATTGTTGGTTGCATAGTAATTTTCAGTGCTTCTACAACCGTTATCGGCAAGCAGATACATCTGCAAAACAGCTGGTGGAAACAAATCCTTTTTGCTTTCCTGGCTTTGGGAGTAATTGCATTGCTGTTACGCCTTCCTATGCCTGTTTTTGATTTGCTTGTTGTTCCGCTGTATATTCTTAATATCCTGGCATTAAGCTTAGTGTTTTTTACCCCTGCAGTGAACGGAGCTCACCGATGGTTTCCTTTAGGAGGCATCAATTATCAGCCCTCGGAAAGCGCTAAGCTGCTAACTATTTTAATGGTCGCCAGAATAATTTCCAAAGAGAATTTGAATGAATATCGGCAAATACTCTATGGTTTTTTATTAACTCTTTTGCCGGTGCTGTTAATTATGCTGGAACCTGATTTTGGCACTACCCTTGTTTTTTGGGCAGCGCTGATTGCAATGTTGATAGCTGCAGAAGTTCCCTTGTTTTATATTTTACTGTGCATCAGTCCTATCGTAAGTATAATAAGTTCTGTCTGGTTTCCTGCTATTCCAATTTGGATATTGATTTTGGTTATTTTATTGTTGAAAGCTCATCTTTCCTGGGTAGCAATCACTGTTTCCGGCATCATCAATGTTTTTATAGCATTAATCACACCTGTTTTTTGGATGGGGCTGAAGGACTATCAGCAGAATAGGATTTTAACTTTTATGGATCCTACGCGGGATCCCTTAGGAGCCGGTTATCAAATTATTCAGGCAAAAATAGCGATAGGCAGTGGCTCCGTTTTTGGCAAGGGTTGGCTGAAAGGAACGCAAAAGAATATGAATTTTTTACCGGAGCACCGCACCGATTTTATTTTTTCGGTGTTAGGAGAAGAATTCGGTTTTGTCGGTTGTATGTTTTTGTTATTGTTGTTTATAGCATTTTTCTTGCGTCTAATCCATAATATAGGGGAATTAAAGGTGCGCGAAAGAAAAGTTGCCACGGCAGGCATTTTGGCTTATCTTATGTTTCAGACCTTCATTAATATTGGAATGAATATCGGTTTAGTTCCAGCCACGGGAATTCCGTTGCCGTTTATCAGTTATGGTGGCTCCAATTTATTGATAAATTCCATCGCCGTGGGAGTTGTGCTTAAATATTTGAATGAAAGAGGTTTTATTAAATGA